From Gottschalkiaceae bacterium SANA:
GCACCCGGTTTCAGTTGAAATCCGCGTCTAAGTTGCATCTCTCCGTCTTTTCTTTCCGTAAATAATGCTTCTTTGCCACATTGTCGACCCAACTCGTAGGCAACAATCACGCCGCCCATGGCAGGTCCTACAATCACATCCACCTCAAGCTCGTTTACCATCTTGGCAACTGGCTCCAAAACCTTGGCTGCTTGATCTGGAAAACGTAAGACCTTTGCGCATTGTACATATTCACCGGAATGCCGTCCTGAAGACAATAGGAAATGTCCCTCTAAAAATGCTTCCGTTTCCTTTAAAATTGCTTTGATATCGTTCATCATTTGCCTCCTTTAGACAATTCCAATAATCTCTTCAAGTGATTGGACCCCTTCTTTTTCCATCCACATTTCTAACTCGGTTGGAATTTGAAAGATCTG
This genomic window contains:
- the pyrE gene encoding orotate phosphoribosyltransferase, which translates into the protein MNDIKAILKETEAFLEGHFLLSSGRHSGEYVQCAKVLRFPDQAAKVLEPVAKMVNELEVDVIVGPAMGGVIVAYELGRQCGKEALFTERKDGEMQLRRGFQLKPGARIIIAEDVVTTGKSTVETKKALEKLGGLVVGLACIADRRPAGFDLDFPVYAAIELAIESYEPNECPLCKAGEIELVKPGSREMKK